gtgaattcaCAAATTCTAATtagtaaacaaaaacaaaattttgagtCATGAGCTCTTCGTAGTTAAAAATTGAATGGCtgaacaaataaaacaaaaacattagGCTCCGTTAATAAGTGTAAAgtttaagtttcaattttctaGTCCACCGTATAACAGCTTCAAGATTCACACAACTTCAATATCTTCACTTCTCTAATATTTTGAAAGCAACCAACAGAATAAAGATTCAATCCAACAAATATACACTGGTAACATTACTCGCTGTGAGATATAGAATTCAATCACATATTCACCAAATCAGACAATACATCATAGTAAGTTAATAATCTCATCCAGATCatatttaaaacaaagaaaaacaaatcgCATACAACTCACCGAAGAGAATACTTCCTCCACTTTGGCCACAGCCTTGTCATACTCATCACCACCCAAAATAGTAGTTCTAAAAGATTTCCAAAACCCACTTCCCCTTTCGAGCTTAGCCTCACTTTTCTTCAAATTCCCACTCTTTCTCTCACTTACAACCTCTTTCTCTTCCACTCCACCACCCTCCTCGCACCTAAACGACCTGCAGTACTGTTTCAGTTTCAAGCACAACCCATTACGCCCACCCACTCGTCCCGACCTGGACCGGCATAAACCCGGTCCAAGCACCACTGGTTGGCCGGTCCTGTAGTGGTCGAAACTTTGTGAGAATATGTGTAGCCTACTAACTGTGGCCATGGCTATACCTATGACAAACTGAGACTTGCTATCTAgtacttttaagttttaaggtTCGTGTTATAACTGTTCCAAGATAATTGGGTGTGAGATTGAGTTACTGTGAGAGTTCCCTACTTTTGTacgttggatttttttttttagaggtaaagtgaaaatatatatataaaaaatctgagagagagaaagagattcgGAGAAGACCTATAGGAAGGTAGGGGACTGTGATGACCACACGTTAAAGCAACCTCATCTCCAACCGTACCTGTTGAAACGTGGCTTTGTTATGGGGATTTTGGTCGCTGCGTGTCGCTTTTTGTTTGGTGGGTCGGGACGAAGGGTGACGCTTGTACGTATTGTGCACTGAAATCAGTTGTGTAAGAATATCTAAAAGCGTTGTAGAGGCGATAATTTTAGTTGGCTTAGCATGAAAATGTCGCCGTAGGAAACTCTTCGCTTGATTGCGAAGGCTGATTGGTCATTTGTGGGGTCGCGAGATATATCGTGCAATGATTGGTCATTTAGAGCATTTCCATTGTCAATTCTAAACAGTATATGGTGGGAAAATTGAGAATCCGTTGGAAGacagctgaaaattgaaaatattataacaaaataatttttaaatatgtgaatagtatataaaataatttttaaatatgtgaatagtatcgtgagacttatttttaatttttttaataaagtaatagtgggtcctgtgaacagtgcatgaatagtaaaaaaattgacaaacgagacatatatatatatatatatatatatatatatatatatatatatatattctcgcTTGCTAGTGTATGCGTGTTGTAGGAACCTTGCCttgtgcaccacttggtttgtAAACAGGCCATTTAGCAGCAATGAACCAAGTCCAGTCCCTTCAAACTACAGCAAGAGGACCCTGGGATCCTTGCTTAAGCTTGGGCTTGGACGCTGTTCAAAAATTGACCCTCACAGGCTTCCATTCGATGGTTCTTCGCTCGTCCTTGTTCTTTTGATCCACCTTCGCACACATGTCCTACCCGAAACAAGGATTGAAAACATCGATGGGTTTGGAGTCCCGAGAGGAGTTTCCGATGCTGTGTGGCGATAAgataatttgttgaatttgtttgtttaatgaAATCTGGTTGAGCACGACGAGGTTAAGGTCATATTGGGAGTAATTGGAAGTGGAATTGAAATGAGGGAGAGTAATGAGAGTGAGAAGAACGATGAAGAGGTACCTTTTGTTGCGAAGGAAATGCCTTCATATTGTGCTGGTTGGAAATCatctatattattatataataataggtgaaaccaagagaaactcaaattagatttccaaattagagtttcaattttgcgccatgtgtcctaaattatttattcttgaagaattttatttcttaattttagaatcaaatgtgggaccacatcataaatattcatcaaaatgagttattaagtacaaaaaccaaagaagttGGCTTTCTGTTTGTAcatttaattggttttttttttctctaaaattaagaaataaatataaaaataaaacttaaataaaaaaaagttaacggTAGAAACTAACAACACATTAACGGGgaacttaattaaaaatgaatgaaatttagaggactgaaatgacaaaacctAAACATATAAGACTGGAATGAAAAATGGTGAAACTTAGAGGAtgaattttgcattttggccTAAAATATACAGtttaaaacatgaaatttttcaaaaattgcatttttcatttaaaaatttagaaaattaaattaatttatccTAACCAGATATCAAATGCATTAATTTCATGATTTGATAGTCAGAATTCCAAAATGATTATTCTACAGGTTTGCAACTAGTTtaacttgagaaaaaaaaattattgtaccCAAGGGCAGAGCTAGAGGGGCAAGGAAGGGCAATTGCCCCCCGGACTCCTCCAAAAATTTCATAACTATACTCCATATGAGAAGAGTTTGGCCCCTTTGATTCATTAacatagacaaaaaaaaacaaaacaaaacaaaaaaaacaaaacaacactcAATAAAGGAACTAGAAATTGACATAGTCTCacttaaaaaacatttttttttaagaataaaagaagttgttttttcaatttttaattttatttttgatccAGAGACATCAAAGTTAATAAGTCAAAAGAACTTTTAACTTTGGCTTGTCTCACATTTTCACTTTCTCGCTAATATATTGTCACCACACTTcttgccttttattttttatttaatttatttacaatgTAAGAAACACAATAATTTCCATAAATAGTTGAGGTAGTAatgtttgttatttatttttatctggATCAAtctttgacattattttttttatatatcattaacaactaaccaccataacaattatgaaaatttttgtgcctctagaattattgaaaatttttcatgTCTCTTGCCATTTTAATTAGTGTatctcataataataataataataataagagatgagttcaagttacacctggtgtaactttaaagagttacacattttttaaactattggatttaagtagattcAATGGTAAAAAAAGACAcccattaatgctaatattttgattaagatctcattaattatccctcatttattatattttttgcctatctttaaacccaaaaaagtgTTCTCTCTCTACGTTTCTCTCACTGTCTATCATAGCAAACCTTAAAGCCTGTTCATCCACAGATTCTTCAATACCATGTGAAATTTCAGATCATATAGAGCTCTTGTCACTCACGGGACCACTAACAATTAGTGTTATATCTCAGATTAAAACAAGTCATCAGAATTTCATTAATAACTCAAACTAAAACAATCAGTGTTATATCACAGACATAGTTTTGGCTGACCGTAAAATGTTAGTAGATATAGCAAGAAGTAATTAGGTGAAAGATCGAATCAGCTCTAACTTCCTCATTTATAGCCAAAAAGATTGATGGAAACACATGCCTACAATGGCAATAATTCATTCAAAAGAGAATCAACTAGGAAATAGAgacagaaaatgaaaaaatctaTAGTTTTCAAGTAGCAAAACACATGTACAATGTTCAGAAAACATTAGATAGTTATTACAACCATAGCTTACAAATCAGCAAACtctttattgttgttttttttttcattttttatttatttttaaattgattggaTAACCAAATCAAAAAACTCTTATTTAAAAGTTCACATGCCccaaataagaataaaaatcatCTGCCCAAGACTACATACGAACTGACTTAACAATTCAAGGAATACAGGCAGCAACAACCAACTTTAGCATCCATGGATTGTGTATCAGAACAAAAAAGGTCAGTAGCATAACCATAATAAAATAGGTTccattatgttatttttttattattatttttccttctacTGCCGGCAATCTATCCATGGAGGTGGAACAAAAGgtggaagagaaagagatagagagagaaacgtAGAGAAAGAGTcaaatataacacttttttttgggtttagagatagatatactaaaatataataaatgatggataattaatgagatcctaataaaaatattagcaTTTATGAAGGTCTTTTTTGACcattggatctacttaaatccaatggtttaaaaaatgtgtaacttgaactcatctctaataataataataattgtgggggTGATAGGCTTGGGGGTACATATTTATGTATCTATTGGGCTAGAGGCCCAATCTGAGGACATTAAGTAGTCCGAGGATAGGAAAATATCTTCTTAAGGATCCATATTGGTAAGTAAAGGGGTGAAGTTTGATCAGGATTGTCCAAGAGGGTGGTCTGAGGAGGAATACGTCCTCAACTGAGCAAAGTCGAGGTCGAGAGGTGTGGTCTGCCACCCAAAAACAACTTTCCAGGAGATCATGTAGGTAAGGATATACATGGTAAGAGTACAGGACTAGGAAAGACTGTGAAATATCtaaagggaaagctgctaccaccgcattgaatactctgcagctaactctctagccgcattaatgaggaggtGATGCCTGTGCATCAGTGtgcagccttacagctactcccaaaAGCTTCAGggaggtgctgatgggacaagtatccataCTAACAATCTGATCCATACCTGGAGGATAGAGAGAGGGGGaaaggatgatataaaaggcaGAGGAAACCTTCAGAAAGGGGGAtcgaagagaaaggaaaaagaaaacacaatagaccaaagaacaatatttgtaatctatTTTTAAGTGAGATATACAAAAGAATTAGCCTCCTCGGATTGAGTCCGAGGATGATTTTCCTTACATAAGTTTGTATCATCTTTACTTCTTGGTCATCTTGGCCCATGGCAATTGATAGACAAACTCATTAGAACCCAGATTCCAAACCCACTCTCtaaaaattcattgtattggattTTTTGGGCCTATCTCCTTcctattttgggcttaggtgcaaaaTGTGTCTTTACAATTAGCGCCATATGTGGGAAGTTTTGGTGTTTTATTGAGTGTAACGGCCAGTTATGGTAGGTTCAAGTCCCCACCAGGCAAAGTCTTTGGGGTCCCAACATCAAGATCATCCCCTTAATCTTAAGCAAAGAGGGGATTGGGAAGGGAGTGTGCACACCACCCATACTAACATGAGTCAATCTTGGGGTAGAAGCCATGTTTCTCACGTAGATagtgccaaggccatgcagctGGAGATCAAtcatttgaagaggaagttacatCACGAACGACGAAAGCGAACTCCTTCCATTTCTAACCcttcttctgatgatgatggGGATAGTAGTTACAGGCCTAGGTCAAGGACTCCCCCTAGTAAGTCTCTCTTGTATGAAGAGGACAACCCTCATGTCCGTAAGAATAGGAATTCATCATGCAAAGCCTGGGGAATGACGCTATGAGCAGAGCGTTGAACCAGATTTCTAAATCACCTTTCACGTGTAGAATTGACGTAGGGAAACTTCCTCAGCGCTTCACTTagccaacattcaccatgtaCAATGGCTAAACAGACCTTGTGGAGCATATGAGctattttaatcagaggatggctgTGCATTCCAAGAATGAGGCTCTGATGTGCAAAATTTTCCCATCCAATTTGGGACCTgtggcgatgaggtggtttgacGACTTGGGGGTAGGTtctattgattcttttaaggaACTTACCCAAGCCTTTGGATCTCGCTTCATTACGTGCAGTAGGATTCCTCGGCCTTTAGATTCTTTGCTGTTTATGACCATGCGAGAAGAGGAGACCTTAAAAACATACTCAGACAGGTActaggagatgttcaatgagattgatggggacTTCGATGATGTGGCCATAAGAACtatcaaggtcggcctacctgcTGAGCATGGTCTAAAGAAGTCATTAACAGGGAAACCGGTTAGTAATGTACGCCAGCTCATGGACCGCATTGACAAGTATAAAAGGGTCGGGAAGGACTAGCAGTTAGGAAAAGGCAAAGCGAAGGTGGTCTCTCAGGATAGGAGGGACTTCAGGTGGGATAAGTACAACAATAATCGTCCTCGGCGAGATTTTTCTAGGCAGTCTAGGGTTGCTGCTGCACCACAGGTGGTTAACGCGTTGTTTCAAGAGCTAGTGCAtcaaatcttagaaaaaatcaagaatgaaccTTTCTTTCAATGGCCCAATAAAATGAGAGAAGACCCCGCAAGGTGCAACCAAAACCTTCATTGTCAATACCACCAAGAGCGAGGACATACAATCGAGGATTGTCGAACTCTATGGAGCCATCTGCAATAGCTTGTTCGAAGTGGCAAGTTAAAGCAATTCATGTATCACCCAACGGGCAGGGACTCCCGGTAGGATCGAGATTTTAGGGGGATGCTTCTTCGAAACCGCCTTTAGAaacaatcaatgttattctTGTTGTCCCGGGAGAAGTTGGTTCTCACTACTCTAGGGTGTTATCCATAGCCCAACTATCTGTAGGGACATCCTTCCCAGAGCCGAAGAGGAGCAAGATGGTGGTCCGTCCAACGCTGAGTATCTCTGATGAGGATAAGGCTGGTACCTTATAGCCATATGACAATGCATTGATGGTTACTCTCAGGATAAGAGGGTTTGATGTAAAGCGGGTATTGGTTGATCAAGATAGTGGGGTGGAGATTATGTAACCTGACCTGTATAGGAGGTTGGGGCTGAAGTATGGAGATTTAACCAGTTATGATTCACCATTTGTAGGCTTTGATGGGAAGGTATTCATACTAATGGGGCATATCAAATTGCTAGTGCAAGCTGGGTCGGAGATGGTAGAGGTGAATTTCATCATGGTAGATGCATTTTCTCCCTACACAGCCATCCTAGCAAGACCCTGGCTTCATGCCTTAggggctgtctcctctaccttgcatttgaaggtgaaataGTCATCAGTGACCAAGTTAATGAGCTAATAGGAAGTCAGTCTATGGCTAGGCAATGTTTGGTGGCCGCGATTAGACATCAAGCTAAAGGAGAGTCCTTGGCATCAAATGAACAAAGTTTGTAGCAATCAAAGGAGCTGGTGTTATCTGGGAATCCAATGGAGATGGTAGAGTGTGAAGGGTTAGAAAAGGTTATTATAGGTAACAATAAGGAGAAGTACTTTCAGGTTGGAGCTCAACTGCCTCCTCAGAAGAAGGACGAGTTAATAATGTTTCTTAGGGAAAACATTGATGTGTTTACTTGGAGTGCTTACGAGGCCCTAGGGGTGGAttcgagcttcatttgtcatcatttgaacgccAACCCAACTATCATACCAAGGAAGCAACCACCTCGACGATCATCaaaagagcattccgaggctaTCAAGGAGGAGGTAATcaacttcacagatttgaataaagcttgccccaaggacccctttccaatgcctcgtatagatcaattggtggatgccactgttaTACAATGAGTTGTTTTAAACTCCCGGTCACATTGTGCCATGAATTAGAAACTCTTATTCAAAAGTTTTAGTGGGGTCAAAGGGGAGATAGAAGAGAAGTGCATTGGGTGAAGTGGGATGAGTTGTGTCAACATAAAAATTAAGGAGGTATGAGATTCAAGGACCTCTCAATGTTTAATGAGGATATGTTGGCTAAATTGGCTTGGCGGCTTCTCCATGATAAAAATTCTCTTTTCCATAGGGTGTTCAAAGCAAGATTTTTCCCTAGAGGAATGATCTTAGAGGCAAAAGATTCTCAACCTCGTATGCATGGAAAAGTATTCTTATAGGTTGAGATGTGATAGCTAAGGGAGCTTTGTGGAGAGTAGGCGATGAGAAACAAATTAGAATTTGGGGTGACAGTTAGCTTCCAACAAAACATAAGGCCAGAATTACTACTCCGGTGCTATTTGGACAAGAAAATGCGTGTGTTAATGTGCTGATTGATACGGTCTCTAGAAGGTAGCAGACTGATGTGATTAACCATGATTTTGAGAAAGCTGAAGCTGAAATCATTAAGAGTATTCCTCTGAATTCTATTAGTCAGCTCGATGTAATGGTTTGGCCTTTCACTCCATCAGGCCGTTATTCAGTGCAGTCGGGCTACTGATTCTTGCAAGACAGTTCGGTTGCAGTACAAAGAACAGACCGTGACTTGGAATTTTGGAGAAATCTATGGGGAATGGAGGTGCCTAGCAAAATCAAAAACTTTGTGTGGCAAGCATGTAAGGAAGCTTTACCAACAAAGAGGAATTTGCTCTGCAGAAAGATCACATTGTCTGCCCTTTGTAAAAATTGTAAATCATGTGATGAGGACTGTGCAcatgctattttttattgttctaaCTTGCAGGTGATTTGGAGCTCGGATCTACAATGGAGCTGGCTTTCGGCTTTGCAAGGACAAAATGTCAAAGAAATTTTCCAGAGAGCTTttatagaaaagaaagatgCTGAACTTCTAGCTTTCACGGGATGGGCAATTCGGAACCATCGGAACCAAGTCAGGTTTAAGGAAGCTGTGTGTCCTTTAACCTATATACTTCCGTTGTTAAAGGATAGGAAGGCTGAATTCCAGAATCTCTAATCGACTATAAGGATTGCTTAGCATAGGAACCATACAAGATGGAAGCCACTAGAGTCAGAAGCTTATAAGGTGAACTATGATGGCACGATTTTTGTGGAAAAAGGAAGAGCTGGCATAGGAGTAGTCATTCGAAATGCTAAAGGATCGGTCATGGCATCTTTGTCACAACAGGTCCCTCTCCCAATAACAGTGGCCCAAGTAGAAGCTATGGTAGCCAGGAGAGCAGTTGAATTGGCTCTAGAGATTGGTCTTACAAATGTGATCATAGAAGGTGATTCAGATAccatttacaaagaacttaatAGTACTGATCCATCCCTAGCTTTACATGGGCATGTGATTCAAGACATTAGATGCTTAGCTTCCTCTTTTGTTAGTCATTGTTTTACTCATATTCGTCGTCAAGGAAATAATGTAGCTCATGCTTTGGCAAGATGGACAATTAACACGCCCAATTTAACTGTCTGGATGGAAGATGTTCTACTAGACATTCAGTATCTTGTACGGGCTGATTTAGCCTCCATTGATTAATGTTAAGAAGcaggtttctcaaaaaagaaaaagaaaaaaagaatataacaaTCAAACAATACATTAGCTagatttccaaaaaaaagaaaaaagaatagaaaaaagaagtaaacaTGAATGTGTTTGTCTAATAAATTGATGCTTGTTATTATC
This genomic stretch from Castanea sativa cultivar Marrone di Chiusa Pesio chromosome 1, ASM4071231v1 harbors:
- the LOC142634159 gene encoding uncharacterized protein LOC142634159, with the translated sequence MFNEIDGDFDDVAIRTIKVGLPAEHGLKKSLTGKPVSNVRQLMDRIDKVLSIAQLSVGTSFPEPKRSKMVVRPTLSISDEDKAGFDGKVFILMGHIKLLVQAGSEMVEVNFIMVDAFSPYTAILARPWLHALGAVSSTLHLKVK